The Kitasatospora albolonga nucleotide sequence GGAGCGCCAGGGTCCGATGAACGCCGGGGAGCTCCCCTGGCCCAGAAGCAGCTCGCGTTCCTTCTCGGTGACCAGCGGGAGTTCGGCCAGGGAGGTACCGGGGGCCCGCAGGGCCGCTCGCAGGACCCGGAGGGCGGTCCGTGCGAAGGAGTTGATCCGGCCGTCGGGGAAGGCGTCCTCAAGGTATTCGAAGCGCAGGACCCAGCGGCCGTCCGGGGTGCGTCGGGCCATCACGGACAGGGGGACCTGCCCGATTCCGCCCCGTGCCGCCCGGGCCTCGACCGCCACACCGGGCAGTGCCAGATGGACTCCGGCGTCCTCGATGCCGAAGCTGACCTCGATGGGCCGGGCCCGTCCGGAGGCACCCAGCAGCCGTACCGCCTCGCTGTAGGGGAGGTCCTGGTGCTGAAGGGCGTCGGTGACGGTCTGTCCGGTGCGCTCCGTGAGGCTGCCCAGGCCGTGGTCGGCGGGGACGGAGAGGGGCAGCAGCACGACGTTGCCGAAGTAGCCGAGGGACCGGGCGCAGAGCTCGCTGTCCCGCTGCGTCACCGGGGTCCCGATCACGGCCCGGTCGTTGCCCGTGTGGTGGCGCAGCCCGGCGGCGAAGGCGGTGAGCAGGACCACGAAGGGGGTGGTGGAGTGCTGTCGGGCGAGTGCCTCGACCGCCCCGGACAAGGCCGGGTCGAGGGATTCCTCGTGGAAGCGGCAGACACCTGTGTGGTCCTGGGCCACCACACTGCCGAGCCCGGTGGCCGGGTCCGCGCCCGCCAGGGCCTTCGTCCAGTACCGCTGGAGGGCGGGCAGCGCCGCCGAGTGCTCCAGCCGCATGGCGTGGGCGGCCTCCGCGTAGCGGACCGCCGGGGCGAGGGAGTGTCCCCGGTAGGCGGCGGCGAGGTCGTCGAAGAAGATCGCCCAGCAGGCGTCGTCCCAGGCGATGTGGTGGGCGACCAGCAACAGAGTGTGGTGCTCGGGGCCTTCGGCGTACAGGGTCAGGCGTACCGGGTGCTCGGCCTCCAGGTCGAAGGGGGTGCGCAGTTCGGCGGCGATCAGCGCGTCGAGGTCGCCGCCCCGGGCGTCGGTGACGGTCACCGGCAGCGTCTCGGCCGACAGGTCGGGGACGGCCAGCAGTTCGCCCGTGGCGCTCAGGGTGTAGCGGGTCCGCAGGATCTCGTGGTGACCGGCGACCGCGCGGGCGGCGGCGGTCAGGGCGGGGATGCCGATGGGCCCGCGCAGGGTGAGGGCGGTGCCCACGTTGAGGGCGGCACCGGTGGCGTCCGCGGCGTGCTGGAGCCACAGCCGTTGCTGTGCGGGGCTCGCCGGAGTCTCGGCCCCGGGTGCGAAGGCGACCGGTGCGGGCTCCGCTCCTCCTCCTGCCGCGCCGCCGCTCTCGGCCATGCGCTTGCGCAGCGCCGCCAGCCTGCGTCTGCGGTCGCGTTCCGCCGCAGCGGTGTCCGTCGGGCCCATCGTGTGCCTCTCCTCATCGCTCTCTCCCCGGCAGGGGGTGTCCCGTCCCGGCTGTGTGCTCCGTCGCTCCGAGGGCCGTCATGGGGCGCCTGATCGCGCCCCATGACGGCCCGTGTCCCTCAGGACCAGGAGTTCAGCGAGAAGCGTTCGCTCAGCGTGCGGGCGCCGATGGCGTAGTCCCGCAGCTCCAGGGCGTTGCGTACGAGCAGGTCGTCCCCGGAGGACTCGGCGATCGAGCGGAGCCAGCTGTAGGTCTCCTCGGCGGGCACGTCGTAGCGGAAGTGCACCTTGGAGAGGAGGAAGAGGAACTCCTTGAAGTTGGAGCGGTCCACGACCTCACCGAGCTTCAGGATCGCCTCCCGGCGCTCGGCGGGGAGCTGGGGGCGTTCGATGATCCGAGGCTCGCCGCCGGGCTGGTGGTAGGACTTGTCGCGGAAGATGTCAGCCTCCTCGTACGGACCGTCGAAGGCGAAGTCGACGCAGAGCATCTGTCTGCTGTCTCCCGAGAAGTTGGCGGCGGCGTGCACCGCCCCGGCGTCCAGGAACCAGATCTCCCCGGGGCGCATGTTGAGCACGGCGTCGTCCTCGGAGTGCAGTGCGGCGGAGTTGGGTTCCAGGAACATCAGGACCCGGAAGTACTGGTCCGCGTCCCGCTCCAGCTCGACGAAGTCCCGGTGGGGGATCACCACCGCGTCCACCAGGTTGCGGGTGCGGACCATGGTGATCCGGTCGGTGTCGAAGATGCTCTCCACCAACTCCCGCAGGTAGCCGGTCCTTTTGCCGTGCTCGGTGAGCTGGGCGGGCTCGGACGTGTCCCGGTACAGGTCGTCCTGGGCGTCACCGCTGGCGTTCCACAGCGGGAGGTTCTTCCAGTACCCGTTGCTGAATTCGTCGTAGCCCTCCTCCCCGCGGGGAACGGAGGCGAGATAGGCAAGGTCCGGGGCGAGCCGGCGCTCATCGAGTTCTATTCGTCCGAGGATGTGCGATCGCACGTGGAGAACACCCTTTCTGGCACAGGTTGGTGGCCGCGCGGGGCGGACGGGGGCGTCTGCTTCTCCGTCAGCGCTGTGATCGCGCGTCCGGGGCGGCACCTGACATCACGGACTGGGGTCCGGCCGACCCTCCGTGCGGAATGGCACGGGCGCTCACAGGGCCGTGCCGGGGACGACGTGGTGCAGGAGCAC carries:
- a CDS encoding L-proline cis-3-hydroxylase, with protein sequence MRSHILGRIELDERRLAPDLAYLASVPRGEEGYDEFSNGYWKNLPLWNASGDAQDDLYRDTSEPAQLTEHGKRTGYLRELVESIFDTDRITMVRTRNLVDAVVIPHRDFVELERDADQYFRVLMFLEPNSAALHSEDDAVLNMRPGEIWFLDAGAVHAAANFSGDSRQMLCVDFAFDGPYEEADIFRDKSYHQPGGEPRIIERPQLPAERREAILKLGEVVDRSNFKEFLFLLSKVHFRYDVPAEETYSWLRSIAESSGDDLLVRNALELRDYAIGARTLSERFSLNSWS